A region of Oxyura jamaicensis isolate SHBP4307 breed ruddy duck chromosome 9, BPBGC_Ojam_1.0, whole genome shotgun sequence DNA encodes the following proteins:
- the PRSS56 gene encoding serine protease 56 translates to MPGSCGHRAGLPINATAPRGRIMGGSVAPPGAWPWLVSVRLHGELMCGGVLVGHAWVLTAAHCFAGTQNELAWTVVVGDHELGKQDPGERAVPIRRIVPHPKFNPKTFHGDLALLELAVPLAPSATVSPVCLPSGPAEPSPGTPCYIAGWGSLYEEGPSAEVVMEAQVPLLSQETCRGALGRELLTSTMFCAGYLSGGIDSCQGDSGGPLVCQDPSSRHFVLYGITSWGDGCGERGKPGVYTRVAAFADWLSLQMDPAPGSREPSCFELLALSQLPPERQPPERTRLCSFYAGSCRAPLGQAACARLAEETCRARARRCELHSYAQTLVGLLRRAGDFIRNQVDFSFLTRALPQLLGKIYGHLFPARVRRDAPDVAVAGDQPSPTAEGPQRPPTRWGAGQPLPFAGLFGAVGPRLQDWVQALRAMDGGSPLAPTPDGQQLPGETWLFLQQGEEEVEELVGQGRAFLAQLRAELDLGTPLEATQQRQAPGDPPGTPTSNRLVPREKRELVPTQPGLEEEEEEEEEEEEAVVGRACPGLNTSALRVGAVQELYAWVLRVPEPDLAMTFQEILVDLGSKNAKGLYRAQVRATVGGRPTAFAGLVGLESDSLARSMPGLVALALEALKT, encoded by the exons ATGCCAG GGAGCTGCGGGCACCGTGCAGGACTCCCCATCAACGCCACGGCCCCCCGAGGACGGATCATGGGGGGCAGCGTGGCCCCCCCGGGGGCCTGGCCCTGGCTGGTGTCAGTGCGGCTGCATGGGGAGCTGATGTGCGgaggggtgctggtggggcacGCGTGGGTCCTCACTGCTGCCCACTGCTTCGCCGG GACCCAGAATGAGCTGGCATGGACGGTGGTGGTTGGTGACCACGAGCTGGGCAAGCAGGACCCGGGTGAGCGTGCAGTGCCCATCAGGCGCATCGTGCCTCACCCCAAG ttCAACCCCAAGACCTTCCACGGGGACCTggcactgctggagctggcGGTGCCGCTGGCCCCATCAGCCACCGTCAGCCCCGTGTGCCTGCCCAGCGGCCCCGCGGAGCCCAGCCCCGGCACCCCCTGCTACATCGCGGGCTGGGGGTCCCTCTATGAAG AGGGGCCTTCAGCCGAGGTGGTGATGGAGGCACAGGTGCCCCTGCTCAGCCAGGAGACGTGCCGGggtgccctgggcagggagctgctcaCCAGCACCATGTTCTGTGCCGGGTACCTGTCCGGGGGCATCGACTCCTGCCAG GGCGACTCGGGGGGCCCGCTGGTGTGCCAGGACCCCTCCTCGCGCCACTTTGTCCTCTACGGCATCACCTCGTGGGGTGACGGGTGCGGAGAGAGGGGCAAACCCGGCGTCTACACCCGCGTCGCTGCCTTCGCGGACTGGCTCAGCCTCCAGATGGACC CCGCCCCTGGCAGCCGGGAACCGAGCTGCTTCGAGCTGCTGGCCCTGTCGCAGCTGCCCCCCGAGCGGCAGCCCCCCGAGCGCACCCGCCTCTGCTCCTTCTACGCGGGGTCCTGCCGGGCACCCCTGGGCCAGGCCGCCTGCGCCCGCCTTGCTGAGGAGACCTGCCGTGCCCGGGCGAGGCGATGCG AGCTGCACTCCTACGCCCAGACACTGGTGGGGCTCCTGCGCCGGGCCGGGGACTTCATCCGGAACCAGGTGGACTTCTCCTTCCTCACCCgcgccctgccccagctcctgggcaAGATCTACGGGCACCTCTTCCCCGCCCGCGTCCGCAGGGACGCCCCAG ACGTGGCTGTGGCAGGGGACCAGCCTAGCCCCACAGCAGAGGGACCCCAGAGACCCCCCACCAG GTGGGGGGCCGGGCAGCCGCTCCCCTTTGCGGGGCTCTTTGGGGCCGTGGGGCCCCGGCTGCAGGACTGGGTGCAGGCGCTGAGGGCCATGGACGGGGGCAGCCCCCTGGCACCCACCCCagatgggcagcagctccctggggagaCGTGGCTCTTCTTGCAG cagggcgaggaggaggtggaggagctggtgggACAGGGCAGAGCCTTCCTCGCCCAACTCCGGGCAGAGCTGGACCTCGGCACCCCCCTGGAAGCCAcacagcagaggcaggcacCTGGAGATCCACCGGGGACCCCCACATCAAACC GGTTGGTGCCGAGAGAGAAACGTGAGCTGGTGCCCACACAGCccgggctggaggaggaggaggaagaagaggaagaggaggaggaggcagttGTGGGCAGAG CCTGCCCTGGCCTCAACACCTCGGCGCTGCGGGTGGGCGCAGTGCAGGAGCTGTACGCGTGGGTGCTGCGGGTGCCGGAGCCGGACCTGGCCATGACCTTCCAGGAG ATCCTGGTGGACCTGGGCTCCAAAAACGCCAAGGGGCTGTACCGGGCGCAGGTGCGGGCCACGGTGGGCGGCCGCCCCACGGCTTTCGCCGGCCTCGTGGGGCTGGAGAGCGACTCGCTGGCCCGCAGCATGCCCGGCCTCGTCGCTTTGGCGCTCGAGGCTTTGAAAACCTag
- the CHRND gene encoding LOW QUALITY PROTEIN: acetylcholine receptor subunit delta (The sequence of the model RefSeq protein was modified relative to this genomic sequence to represent the inferred CDS: deleted 1 base in 1 codon), whose product MGDLPLWLALLGALVVRGGLCVNQEERLIHHLFEERGYNKDLRPVVSTDQVVDVYLALTLSNLISLKEVDETLTTNVWLEQGWTDYRLQWNKSEFGDIEVLRLRPEMLWLPEIVLENNNDGLFEVAYYCNVLVYNTGYVYWLPPAIFRSACPINVDFFPFDWQNCTLKFSSLAYNAQEISMHLKEESDPETDKYYRVEWIIIDPEGFTENGEWEIIHRPARKNIHPSYPPESSEHQDVTFYLIIKRKPLFYVINIVTPCVLIAFMAILVFYLPADSGEKMTLVISVLLAQSVFLLLVSQRLPETSHAIPLIGKYLLFIMLLVTAVVVICVVVLNFHFRTPSTHIMSDWVREVFLESLPRLLRMSQPSGSAAGAPCIRRCSSAGYIAKAEEYYSVKSRSELMFEKQSERHGLASRVTPARLAPAGTNEEQLYEHLKPAVDGANFIVKHMREKNSYNEEKDNWNRVARTLDRLCLFLITPTLVVGTLWIFLMGIYNHPPPLPFSGDPYDYREENKRYI is encoded by the exons ATGGGGGACCTGCCGCTGTGGCTGGCCCTGCTCGGGGCGCTGGTGGTGCGGG GCGGGCTCTGCGTTAACCAGGAGGAGCGGCTCATCCACCACCTCTTCGAGGAGAGGGGCTACAACAAGGATCTGCGCCCCGTCGTCTCCACCGACCAGGTCGTGGACGTCTACCTGGCCCTCACCCTCTCCAACCTCATCTCACTG AAAGAGGTGGACGAGACGCTCACCACCAACGTGTGGCTCGAACAG GGCTGGACCGATTACCGCCTACAATGGAACAAATCCGAGTTCGGGGACATCGAGGTGCTCCGCCTGCGGCCAGAAATGCTGTGGCTGCCTGAGATAGTCCTGGAGAACAA CAACGACGGGCTCTTCGAGGTCGCCTACTACTGCAACGTGCTGGTCTACAACACCGGCTACGTCTACTGGCTGCCGCCCGCCATCTTCCGCAGCGCCTGCCCCATCAACGTCGACTTCTTCCCCTTCGACTGGCAGAACTGCACCCTCAAGTTCAG CTCGCTGGCGTACAACGCGCAGGAGATCAGCATGCACCTGAAGGAGGAGAGCGACCCGGAGACGGACAAGTATTACCGGGTGGAGTGGATCATCATCGACCCCGAAGGCTTCACAG AGAACGGCGAGTGGGAAATCATCCACCGCCCGGCCCGCAAGAACATCCACCCCAGCTAC CCCCCCGAGAGCAGCGAGCACCAGGACGTCACCTTCTACCTCATCATCAAGCGCAAGCCGCTCTTCTACGTCATCAACATCGTCACGCCCTGCGTCCTCATCGCCTTCATGGCCATCCTCGTCTTCTACCTGCCTGCTGACA GTGGTGAGAAGATGACCCTGGTGATCTCGGTGCTCCTGGCCCAGTCCGTCTTCCTCCTGCTCGTCTCCCAGCGCCTGCCCGAGACCTCCCACGCCATCCCCCTCATCGGCAA GTACCTGCTTTTCATCATGCTGCTGGTGACGGCCGTGGTGGTGATCTGCGTCGTGGTCCTCAACTTCCACTTCcgcacccccagcacccacatCATGTCCGACTGGGTCAGAGAG GTGTTCCTGGAGAGCCTGCCCCGCTTGCTGCGCATGTCGCAGCCGTCGGGGAGCGCGGCGGGCGCCCCGTGCATCCGGCGCTGCAGCTCGGCCGGCTACATCGCCAAGGCGGAGGAGTACTACAGCGTCAAGTCCCGCAGCGAGCTCATGTTCGAGAAGCAGTCGGAGCGGCACGGGCTCGCCAGCCGCGTCACCCCTGCCC GCTTGGCGCCGGCGGGCACGAACGAGGAGCAGCTCTACGAGCACCTGAAACCCGCCGTTGACGGTGCCAACTTCATCGTCAAGCACATGCGGGAGAAAAACAGCTACAACGAG GAGAAGGACAACTGGAACCGCGTGGCCCGGACCCTGGACCGCCTGTGCCTGTTCCTCATCACCCCGACGCTGGTGGTGGGCACGCTCTGGATCTTCCTCATGGGCATCTACAACCACCCACCGCCGCTGCCCTTCTCCGGAGACCCCTACGACTACCGGGAGGAGAACAAGCGCTACATCTAG
- the CHRNG gene encoding acetylcholine receptor subunit gamma yields MGTAVPFHRAPGPEGRRAGGRAEPQPLRPHGSAMRGLLLALCALAGVSCRNQEEKLLQDLMTNYNRHLRPALRGDQVIDVTLKLTLTNLISLNEREETLTTNVWIEMQWSDYRLRWDPEEYDNIQLLRVPSTMVWLPDIVLENNIDGTFEITLYTNVLVSPDGSIYWLPPAIYRSSCSIHVTYFPFDWQNCTMVFQSQTYSANEINLLLTVEEGQTVEWISIDPEAFTENGEWAIKHRPARKIINSGHFTPDDTQYQQVVFYLIIQRKPLFYIINIIVPCVLISSMAVLVYFLPAKAGGQKCTVSINVLLAQTVFLFLIAQKVPETSQAVPLIGKYLTFLMVVTVVIVVNAVIVLNVSLRTPNTHSMSQRVRQVCLHLLPRYLGMHMPEEAPGPPRASRRRSSLGLMVKADEYMLWKARTELLFEKQKERDGLMKTVLEKIGRGLDSGYAQDFCQSLEEAGPEIRACVDACNHIANTTREQNNFSSENEEWILVGRVIDRVCFFIMASLFVCGTVGIFLMAHFNQAPALPFPGDPKPYLPQ; encoded by the exons atggggacagctgTCCCTTTCCACCGGGCGCCAGGCCCAGAAGGTCGACGTGCAGGCGGCCGAGcggagccccagcccctgcgcCCCCACGGCTCCGCCATGCGCGGCCTCCTCCTCGCCCTCTGCGCCCTGGCAG gtgtGAGCTGCAGGAACCAGGAGGAGAAGCTGCTCCAGGACCTGATGACCAACTACAACCGGCACCTGCGCCCGGCCCTGCGCGGGGACCAAGTCATCGATGTCACCCTCAAGCTCACCCTCACCAACCTCATCTCCCTG AATGAGCGGGAGGAGACCCTCACCACCAATGTCTGGATCGAGATG CAATGGTCCGATTACCGCCTGCGGTGGGACCCTGAAGAATACGACAACATCCAGCTGCTGCGGGTGCCCTCCACCATGGTCTGGCTGCCCGACATCGTCCTGGAGAACAA CATTGACGGGACGTTCGAGATCACGCTCTACACCAACGTGCTGGTGTCCCCCGACGGCAGCATCTACTGGCTGCCCCCCGCCATCTACCgcagctcctgctccatccaCGTCACCTACTTCCCCTTCGACTGGCAGAACTGCACCATGGTCTTCCA GTCCCAGACCTACAGCGCCAACGAAATCAACCTGCTGCTGACGGTGGAGGAAGGCCAGACCGTGGAGTGGATCTCCATCGACCCCGAGGCCTTCACAG AGAACGGCGAGTGGGCCATCAAGCACCGCCCCGCGCGGAAAATCATCAATTCGGGGCACTTCACCCCGGACGACACCCAGTACCAGCAGGTGGTCTTCTACCTCATCATCCAGCGCAAGCCCCTCTTCTACATCATCAACATCATCGTGCCCTGCGTCCTCATCTCCTCCATGGCCGTGCTCGTCTACTTTCTGCCCGCCAAAG CGGGCGGTCAGAAATGCACCGTCTCCATCAACGTGCTCCTGGCCCAGACcgtcttcctcttcctcatcgCCCAGAAGGTGCCTGAGACCTCCCAGGCGGTGCCGCTCATTGGGAA GTACCTGACCTTCCTCATGGTGGTGACGGTGGTGATCGTGGTGAACGCCGTCATCGTCCTCAACGTCTCGCTGAGAACGCCCAACACTCACTCCATGTCCCAGAGGGTGCGCCAG GTGTgcctgcacctcctgccccgCTACCTGGGCATGCACATGCCGGAGGAGGCGCCGGGGCCGCCGCGAGCCTCCCGGCGACgcagctccctggggctgaTGGTGAAAGCCGACGAGTACATGCTCTGGAAAGCCCGGACCGAGCTGCTCTTCgagaagcagaaggagaggGACGGGCTGATGAAAACCGTGCTGGAGAAGATCG GCCGCGGGCTGGATAGCGGCTACGCTCAGGACTTCTGCCAgagcctggaggaggcaggCCCCGAGATCCGTGCTTGTGTCGATGCCTGCAACCACATCGCCAACACCACGCGGGAGCAGAACAACTTCAGCAGC GAGAACGAGGAGTGGATCCTGGTGGGGCGGGTGATCGACCGCGTCTGCTTCTTCATCATGGCCTCCCTCTTCGTGTGCGGCACCGTCGGCATCTTCCTCATGGCTCACTTCAACCAGGCGCCCGCCCTGCCCTTCCCCGGGGACCCCAAGCCGTACCTGCCCCAGTGA